In a single window of the Heterodontus francisci isolate sHetFra1 chromosome 35, sHetFra1.hap1, whole genome shotgun sequence genome:
- the LOC137350414 gene encoding probable G-protein coupled receptor 139: protein MHPKDCLRNGAPCRVRVILITIVILSQGKCRLSKCTTRYLVAMAAADLLVIIIDLILRQIPIVYQEQFFFVYSIPVCNIHAVLLYAATDCSVWFTVTFTFDRFVAICCQKLKTKYCTAKTAAVVLGTVTVLSCLKDITWYFILTFIYWLTNNPWFCAVTIDVLESPVWGTIEFLHFILTPGVPFILILIFNALTVRHILVTSRGRRRVRSNSSGKRPRDPEMDSRRKSIILLFAISANFILLWSVFMVDSIWTRMNWLGYMSVLLPHFVQEIGFMLELLSCCTNTCIYAVTQTKFREQLSNVVKYPFTRMVKKIKWWE from the exons atgcACCcaaaagactgcctacgtaacggtgcaccttgCAGGGTCCGAG TTATCTTGATCACAATAGTGATCCTGTCTCAGGGAAAGTGCAGACTCTCCAAATGTACCACCCGCTACCTCGTGGCTATGGCAGCAGCTGACCTACTGGTCATTATCATCGACCTAATATTGAGGCAAATCCCAATTGTTTATCAGGAACAGTTCTTTTTCGTGTATTCCATTCCTGTGTGTAACATTCATgccgtcctactttatgcagccacagactgttctgtttggttcaccgtcactttcacctttgatcgatttgtggccatttgttgccagaagttgaaaactaaatattgcactgcaaaaacggcagctgtggttctgggaacagtaacTGTGCTGAGTTGTTTAAAGGACATCACTTGGTATTTTATATTAACATTTATATACTGGCTTACGAACAACCCCTGGTTTTGTGCTGTAACAATCGATGTGCTAGAGTCACCAGTCTGGGGAACTATCGAGTTCCTTCATTTcattctaaccccaggggtcccatttaTTCTAATTCTGATCTTCAATGctttgaccgtcagacacattttagtgaccagcagAGGTCGCAGGAGAGTCCGAAGTAACAGCAGTGGGAAGCGtcccagagacccagagatggacagccgaaggaaatccatcattttgctaTTTGCTATCTCAGCAAATTTCATACTCTTATGGTCAGTCTTCATGGTGGATTCTATATGGACCCGAATGAACTGGTTGGGGTATATGTCTGTACTTCTACCTCACTTTGTACAAGAAATTGGATTCATGCTTGAGCTcttgagctgctgcacaaacacttgtatttatgccgtgacccagactaaGTTCAGAGAACAGTTGAGCAATGtagtgaaatatccctttactcgaatggtaaaaaaaattaaatggtGGGAATAA